A single window of Vicia villosa cultivar HV-30 ecotype Madison, WI unplaced genomic scaffold, Vvil1.0 ctg.000365F_1_1_3, whole genome shotgun sequence DNA harbors:
- the LOC131627513 gene encoding uncharacterized protein LOC131627513, producing the protein MMTAEMEREHIIDDDYLTDELDSGADDDSDGGRPSMVKFRDDEKLRKEFKFKVGMEFSSLKQFKKAVLEHNVLNGREVKFAKNDGERCRVICKDKQQCGYTVLCSRVLRTESFRIKTLIQKHKCGRKFFNKNANADWVSRIIVDKLKNNSGMKLNEIVSDVRLRFATEITGCRAFKARQIARRVVEGDSAKQYTMLWSYGAELRRACIGNTFKLNISGLPPKFERCYMCFDGTKRAFKNGCRPFIGLDGCHLKNKYGGILLIAVSRDANDQYLPLAFGVVETECRDSWSWFMRLLLEDIGSDNRCCFISDQQKGLVNVFEEDYPEFEHRFCLRHLYANFKKKFGGGTLYRDLIMAAAKATYFEDHEAKMNQIKEANPDAYEWMNAIPKNKWCKHAFPFYSKCDVLMNNLSESFNATILMQRDKPILTMFEWIRNYLMGRFATLREKVENYKGVIMSKPLRRLDREIEKSASWLPTYAGRLTFQVTHVMFTDSFVVDLAKHTCSCNFWDLVGIPCRHAVAAIHRKVDNPINYVHKCYHKSTYVTCYNEVISPINGQNKWPKTTDPEILPPSYKRGPGRPKKLRRREADEESQTRWQRTNTSHRCKICFEYGHNKRTCKKNKQLAVIVGEVPRDVPRDVSRDVPTDVPTGVAPTQGSQTPNVGTSGVKKRASVQIGGKSKKSKSTANIGGKSKKSKSTANVGGKSKKSKASVQTNDVPQHEAVSENQAEDVQAGDVPHSNENQAEDVPHSNENQAEGVQINDVQSNDVPANDVPANDVPHTNEAVSENQANGVPHTNEDVPANDVPHTNEDVPHSQNTVSSAEAMKRYCGIDPDELEALLDDEEILDIAPLRIDTSPVKSKRPGPKTFIGKCPKVPKTVKPSIAPKVSKAANKPTMSTMSDPVKVMISPRKKSNLAASPIRKSDRLRTLKAKNIPGPGRDQNDPLEIPDEDTTVSSASGSKPWADIQKSMTQ; encoded by the exons ATGATGACAGCAGAGATGGAAAGGGAACACATAATTGATGATGACTACTTAACAGATGAGCTTGATAGTGGGGCAGATGATGATAGTGATGGTGGTAGGCCTTCAATGGTAAAGTTTAGGGATGATGAAAAACTTAGAAAGGAATTTAAGTTCAAGGTTGGAATGGAATTTTCATCTCTGAAGCAATTTAAAAAGGCTGTACTGGAACACAATGTGTTGAATGGGAGGGAAGTTAAGTTTGCCAAGAATGATGGGGAAAGGTGCAGGGTTATTTGTAAGGATAAACAACAATGTGGTTACACTGTTTTATGCAGTAGAGTGTTGAGAACTGAATCATTCAGGATTAAGACTTTAATTCAGAAGCACAAATGTGGAAGGAAGTTCTTCAACAAGAATGCTAATGCTGATTGGGTGTCTAGAATAATTGTGGACAAGTTGAAGAACAATTCAGGTATGAAATTGAATGAGATTGTTTCTGATGTTAGATTGAGGTTTGCCACAGAAATTACTGGATGTAGGGCTTTCAAAGCAAGGCAAATAGCTAGAAGGGTTGTTGAAGGTGACTCAGCCAAGCAGTACACTATGTTATGGTCATATGGAGCTGAATTGAGAAGGGCATGTATAGGTAATACATTTAAGTTGAACATTTCTGGTTTGCCACCTAAGTTTGAAAGGTGCTACATGTGCTTTGATGGTACAAAGAGAGCATTCAAGAATGGTTGTAGACCTTTCATAGGATTGGATGGTTGTCACTTAAAGAACAAATATGGTGGAATATTGTTGATAGCTGTCAGTAGGGATGCTAATGATCAGTATCTTCCACTTGCCTTTGGTGTTGTGGAGACTGAGTGTAGAGACTCTTGGAGCTGGTTTATGAGGTTGCTTCTTGAAGACATAGGTTCTGATAATAGGTGTTGCTTCATTTCTGATCAGCAAAAG GGATTGGTGAATGTATTTGAGGAAGACTATCCTGAATTTGAGCACAGGTTTTGCTTAAGACATTTGTATGCTAACTTCAAGAAGAAGTTTGGGGGTGGTACACTCTATAGAGATCTAATAATGGCTGCAGCAAAGGCAACCTATTTTGAAGACCATGAGGCTAAGATGAATCAAATTAAAGAGGCAAATCCAGATGCCTATGAATGGATGAATGCTATTCCCAAGAATAAGTGGTGTAAGCATGCCTTTCCCTTCTACTCTAAGTGTGATGTTCTTATGAACAACCTAAGTGAATCTTTTAATGCTACTATTTTGATGCAAAGGGATAAACCTATACTAACCATGTTTGAATGGATTAGGAACTATCTAATGGGTAGGTTTGCCACTCTTAGGGAGAAGGTAGAGAATTACAAAGGAGTGATTATGTCTAAGCCACTTAGAAGGTTAGATAGGGAGATAGAAAAAAGTGCTAGTTGGCTGCCCACTTATGCAGGTAGATTAACATTTCAGGTTACTCATGTAATGTTCACAGATAGTTTTGTTGTGGACTTGGCAAAACATACATGTTCTTGTAATTTTTGGGACTTGGTAGGGATCCCATGTAGACATGCTGTTGCAGCCATTCATAGGAAGGTAGATAACCCCATTAACTATGTACACAAGTGTTATCATAAGTCTACCTATGTAACATGTTACAATGAAGTTATCAGTCCTATTAATGGCCAAAACAAATGGCCAAAGACCACTGACCCTGAAATCTTGCCACCTAGTTATAAGAGAGGCCCTGGCAGACCAAAGAAATTGAGAAGAAGAGAGGCTGATGAAGAAAGTCAAACAAGGTGGCAAAGGACTAACACAAGTCATAGGTGCAAGATTTGCTTTGAATATGGACATAACAAAAGGACTTGTAAGAAAAACAAACAGCTAGCAGTTATTGTtggtgaagtaccaagagatgtACCAAGAGATGTATCAAGAGATGTACCAACAGATGTACCAACAGGTGTTGCACCCACCCAAGGAAGCCAAACACCTAATGTGGGAACTTCTGGAGTCAAAAAAAGG GCTTCTGTGCAAATAGGAGGGAAATCAAAGAAGTCAAAGTCTACTGCAAATATAGGAGGGAAATCAAAGAAGTCAAAGTCTACTGCAAATGTAGGAGGGAAATCAAAGAAGTCAAAGGCTTCTGTGCAAACTAATGATGTGCCACAACATGAAGCTGTAAGTGAGAATCAGGCTGAAGATGTGCAAGCTGGAGATGTGCCTCATAGCAATGAGAATCAAGCTGAAGATGTGCCTCATAGCAATGAGAATCAAGCTGAAGGTGTGCAAATTAATGATGTGCAATCTAATGATGTGCCTGCTAATGATGTGCCTGCTAATGATGTGCCTCATACCAATGAAGCTGTAAGTGAGAATCAAGCTAATGGTGTGCCTCATACCAATGAAGATGTGCCTGCTAATGATGTGCCTCATACCAATGAAGATGTGCCTCATTCACAAAACACTGTCAGTTCAGCTGAGGCAATGAAAAGGTATTGTGGAATTGATCCTGATGAATTGGAGGCCTTGTTAGATGATGAGGAAATACTTGACATTGCACCATTGAGAATTGATACTAGTCCTGTCAAGAGTAAAAGACCTGGTCCCAAGACCTTTATTGGGAAATGCCCCAAGGTTCCAAAAACTGTCAAACCATCCATTGCTCCAAAGGTGTCCAAAGCTGCCAACAAGCCAACTATGTCAACTATGAGTGACCCT GTAAAGGTAATGATATCACCAAGGAAAAAGTCCAATCTTGCTGCATCTCCAATTAGAAAGAGTGATAGGCTAAGGACTTTGAAGGCAAAAAATATACCGGGGCCTGGAAGGGATCAAAATGATCCACTTGAAATTCCTGATGAAGACACTACTGTGAGCAGTGCTAGTGGGAGCAAGCCATGGGCTGACATCCAAAAGAGCATGACTCAGTGA
- the LOC131627520 gene encoding protein DEHYDRATION-INDUCED 19 homolog 3-like isoform X1, with translation MDADSSWTARLSSASRRYQAALQSRSDMFMGFDENDVEEDIREEFLCPFCSEYFDIVGLCCHIDEEHPMEAKNGVCPVCALRVGVDMVAHITLQHGNIFKMQRKRKSRKGGSYSTLSLLRKELREGNLQSLFGGSQCIVSSSNAAPDPLLSSFISPLSNESMSSQSHTHTETRSSKKGSDETVPKSHVETPTMSVKDKEEKTKRCEFIQGLLMSTILDDDL, from the exons ATGGACGCCGATTCCTCTTGGACTGCTCGTCTCTCTTCCGCATCCAGACGCTATCAAGCCGCTCTTCAATCTCGATCAG ATATGTTCATGGGTTTTGATGAAAACGATGTGGAAGAAGATATAAGGGAAGAGTTTCTGTGTCCGTTTTGTTCGGAGTATTTTGATATTGTTGGATTGTGCTGCCATATTGATGAAGAGCATCCAATGGAAGCAAAAAACGGG GTATGTCCAGTTTGTGCATTGAGGGTGGGGGTTGATATGGTTGCTCACATAACCTTACAACATGGAAATATATTTAAGAT GCAGCGCAAGAGGAAATCACGGAAAGGTGGATCTTATTCAACACTTTCTTTATTGAGGAAGGAGCTGAGAGAAGGAAATTTGCAATCCCTTTTTGGTGGGTCTCAATGTATAGTGTCCTCGTCTAATGCAGCACCTGATCCGCTGCTGTCTTCATTCATATCGCCTTTAAGTAATGAATCTATGAGTTCTCAGTCTCACACACATACGGAGACAAGATCATCCAAGAAAGGCTCGGATGAGACTGTACCAAAAAG CCATGTGGAGACACCAACCATGTCAGTTAAAGATAAGGAGGAGAAGACGAAAAGATGTGAATTTATTCAAGGACTGTTGATGTCCACCATACTTGATGACGATTTATGA
- the LOC131627522 gene encoding tlg2p-like protein a has product MATRNRTPLFRKYRDALKSVRAPSISSPPSTSSGGGPVIELVSTSLLNPNRSYAPLSTEDPGSSSKGLHPITVGLPPAWVDVSEEISANVQRARKKMAELSKAHAKALMPSFGDGKDDQHAIESLTHEITDLIKRSEKRLRRLAAAGPSEDSNVRKNVQRSLATDLQSLSVELRKKQSTYLKRLRQQKEGPDGVDLEININGNKSRFEDDDLDNMIFNEHQMAKLKKSEAFTVEREKEIQQVVESVNELAQIMKDLSVLVIDQGTIVDRIDYNIQNVATTVEDGLKQLQKAERTQKKGGMVMCATVLLIMCFVMLVLLVIKEIIL; this is encoded by the exons ATGGCGACACGGAATCGCACTCCGCTTTTCCGAAAGTACAGAGACGCATTGAAGAGTGTTCGTGCTCCGTCAATTTCTTCTCCGCCGTCCACCTCTTCCGGCGGCGGTCCCGTCATTGAATTGGTCAGCACGTCGCTTCTCAATCCGAATCGATCTTACGCTCCGCTTAGTACTGAGGATCCCGGTAGTTCGAG TAAGGGTCTACATCCAATTACTGTTGGGCTACCTCCAGCATGGGTGGATGTATCTGAAGAAATATCAGCAAATGTGCAACGTGCTCGCAAAAAAATGGCAGAGTTGTCCAAGGCTCATGCGAAGGCCTTAATGCCATCGTTTGGAGACGGTAAGGATGACCAACATGCTATTGAGTCTCTAACACACGAGATAACTGACTTGATAAAGAGATCAGAAAAGAGACTGCGGAGACTTGCTGCTGCAGGGCCTTCTGAGGATTCCAATGTCAGGAAAAATGTGCAG CGTTCTCTTGCTACTGACCTTCAAAGCCTCTCTGTAGAGCTTCGCAAGAAACAATCAACTTATTTGAAGCGCCTCAGACAGCAAAAAGAG GGTCCAGATGGAGTTGACCTAGAGATCAACATAAATGGAAATAAATCTAGATTTGAAGACGATGACTTGGACAATATg ATATTTAACGAGCATCAAATGGCCAAGCTAAAAAAGAGTGAAGCTTTCACagttgaaagagaaaaagagatcCAACAG GTTGTGGAATCTGTTAATGAGCTTGCTCAGATTATGAAGGATTTATCAGTACTAGTCATAGACCAG GGAACCATTGTTGATAGAATAGACTACAACATTCAGAATGTGGCAACCACAGTTGAGGATGGCCTTAAACAGCTTCAAAAG GCAGAGAGAACTCAGAAAAAGGGGGGCATGGTAATGTGTGCGACGGTCCTTCTTATCATGTGCTTTGTTATGTTGGTTCTCTTGGTCATTAAGGAAATTATTTTGTGA
- the LOC131627520 gene encoding protein DEHYDRATION-INDUCED 19 homolog 3-like isoform X2: MDADSSWTARLSSASRRYQAALQSRSDMFMGFDENDVEEDIREEFLCPFCSEYFDIVGLCCHIDEEHPMEAKNGRKRKSRKGGSYSTLSLLRKELREGNLQSLFGGSQCIVSSSNAAPDPLLSSFISPLSNESMSSQSHTHTETRSSKKGSDETVPKSHVETPTMSVKDKEEKTKRCEFIQGLLMSTILDDDL; this comes from the exons ATGGACGCCGATTCCTCTTGGACTGCTCGTCTCTCTTCCGCATCCAGACGCTATCAAGCCGCTCTTCAATCTCGATCAG ATATGTTCATGGGTTTTGATGAAAACGATGTGGAAGAAGATATAAGGGAAGAGTTTCTGTGTCCGTTTTGTTCGGAGTATTTTGATATTGTTGGATTGTGCTGCCATATTGATGAAGAGCATCCAATGGAAGCAAAAAACGGG CGCAAGAGGAAATCACGGAAAGGTGGATCTTATTCAACACTTTCTTTATTGAGGAAGGAGCTGAGAGAAGGAAATTTGCAATCCCTTTTTGGTGGGTCTCAATGTATAGTGTCCTCGTCTAATGCAGCACCTGATCCGCTGCTGTCTTCATTCATATCGCCTTTAAGTAATGAATCTATGAGTTCTCAGTCTCACACACATACGGAGACAAGATCATCCAAGAAAGGCTCGGATGAGACTGTACCAAAAAG CCATGTGGAGACACCAACCATGTCAGTTAAAGATAAGGAGGAGAAGACGAAAAGATGTGAATTTATTCAAGGACTGTTGATGTCCACCATACTTGATGACGATTTATGA